GAAGCGGAAGCAGCAGCAATAAGCTTCCAAGCTTTACATGACTTTGCTAATTTCGTTCCCCTTGTCTTCCTTCTTAGATTTCCTGTTGAAATGCAAACATATGGGGTCGTGGAGAGAGGGGGCTTTACGTGGACTTGGGTGACCATTGCAGCTTCGACCATCTTCAACATCTGGCGTTTCTTGTTTAGACTCgctttaagtttgagaaattatatccaacatcatttcatatagatatatatatcgcTACCGAGCCGGTTCTGATTCGAGCCAACTCAGAATCGAAATCGTGAATCCTAAGATTGTAATTTAGGTTCAGTTTTGAATCGATTTGAGCTAAATCCAAcggtccaattttttttttttttttttctagatgaCTTCTCTTCTGAATCGGGCCCTTGGCCATGTGCACAGGACTACAAAACAAGCATTACGCCCAAATACAATAATAACCAAAAAGCTAACTGGTCCTGGAGGTGAGCGAAAATGGGTTGATAACCGAAAACTGAACACGGTTTAATAATTTAGAGATAGCAAGAGCTCAAATTTTTATAGTTACTCAATTTGTTGAATTTTAATAGAAAGGATTTTAATAAAAaggattttaataatatataattgagTTTAGAATaagttgaaatttaaaatttaatatttgtgaGAAATTtgagttaaatttaaatttttatcgtTGGATATTCATTTTAtaaatttgtttatataaatatttaattaaatataaaatatgtattttttatgataatatttataaatttatatatatattattttatataaaataaaattaaaatagttaataaaattattaaatttttaaaatataaattattaataaaaattatttttatattaattattaattaaaatatataaaattaaataattttaaatatttattaaataatcataatcaaatttaaaatgaatttaaataattaaaaataaattttaattaaatttaaaataaatttaaattttaaaaatattaataaaatttaaatttaaatttaaataaaataatttttataaatttcttacccGTTACCCtctctaattttatttaattaaatttttaataaaattagttatTGGGTTTGATTCGATTATTTCCATCATAAAAAAAACAAACCGAATCTCCAATGTGCGTCGCTCTGCTTTGCGCAGCAATATATAGCGCTCCTTAACagttttttcttttattggggccCTTGTGCTCCGACTACTTCCCCCTTAGCACTTACGTTGCCTTCTCTTTCGCAACTGCATATTTGCTGGTCTTCCTCCTCCTCTTCTTATTCTGTTCTTCTTGTGCTCATAAATTTCTTCTTCACGCTCCTCACTGGCTTAACACAGAATCTATGACTAGGCTCCTTAATTTCATCATTTTTCTTCTCCTTCGACATCGCCACCTGCATCTCCCTCGTCTTCACGCCTCTTCCCTCAAACCAAGACTCACGACACAAGCCCATTTGGGGATTGCTGGTAGATGTGCATGAGTGCATCAGCGAGGTCTTTGGCTAGTAAGAGCTTGGCGTGTAGGATGAGTGtgctatattttgatgttcaagaGACTCAAACCCATTTTGATGTTCAAGAATCTGTTCGTATTTGGTGTTTGGTTAGCGAGATCTTTGGTTTTGTTGGTGTTTCCTTTGTTGAGATTATAAGTATCTATTTTATCTcagatttatttcttatattttattctattttgttGAGATTTGTTGTTTTTTCATATGGGTTGATGTTGTTTACCTGTAATTGCTCATAGATTTTGAGTATGGAACTGAGATTGCTCATAGATTAAGTTTGGGACTGAAACGGGAACATACCTAATAGAAAAGTCTATAACTTTGTCTATCCCAAAGTAAATTTTGGTTTCAAAACACTGAAGAACAATCATCGAAAAGCCTAAACCCATAAGAGCACCATTCTCAAACCCTCCCGCAAGTCGAGCTTCCAGAATAGAGCAACCCAGAAACATAACTTAGAGAGCAGCTTCTAGAGGCGCAGTGGAGACACGCAGGTCCAGATCAACAGCCCTTCCCATAGAGTAATCGACTTGCAACAAAACTCAACAAAATTCAATAAAGGAAAACTATTTAGAGATTGAAATTGGAGACACTCTCTGGGACTAGGGGAAAGCCATCCCTTGTTCAAACGAGGCAAGAGAGCTTGTAATATTGACAAGAAAAAAGCTGTAATAGCACagaagatgaagaaaatgagagagatttctcTCTCTAGAATCTAGAGAGAGTCTTcccattataaaataatttcaatttcatGGGCTCTACGAGATGTTGAGATCCTCTCATCCTATGCTAAGGCTTTTTATTTGGCATTGTAGatacttaatttaaaatttctttgaaaaaattaatttaaaaatattatttattaatataaattaaaatttaaagattctaaataatttttttaattgtttttattTTAAGAACTGAATTCGCGGCTCACAATTTAGAAATCGgtgagttagagttaattatcaaaagtaaaaaaatatattttaattaagttattgtattattagtaaaaaaaaattgtgattgaTAATCTAcacattattaataaaaaaatataattataattataattatattatatattacgaGGCAGGAGGAAAAGCCCAAAATTGTACGGTTGAACGCAGAAATGGCCCTGCAGTTCAGGCACTGCAGAACAAAAAGCAGCAAAACATCAAACCCAAGCCAAACCCATCAATCTTCTTCTCTCACTCACCGTTATGGTGGTTGAGACCTCCGCGCTCCTTCGATGTTTCCAAGAACTCCCTTCTAATCAATACACAAAACCCCCCTTAAATCCCGCCACCCCCATCTCCCACTGTTCTCaagtatcaattatcaacccaacTTTCGCTCTCTGTCTCTGCCATTACCGCTTCCAAATCCCAAATGGCTCAACTTCTCAAGACCACCTTCCTTCCCTCTTCTATTGGCCGGAGCTCCCCCAAACCCATTTCTACTAACCGTGCCAGGACGACCCAGGTGCAGGCCAAGATCCGGGAGATTTTCATGCCTGCATTGAGCTCCACCATGACTGAGGGAAAGATTGTTTCTTGGGTCAAATCAGAAGGAGACAAGCTTTCCAAGGGTGAAAGTGTTGTCGTTGTTGAGTCTGATAAGGCTGACATGGATGTTGAGACTTTCTATGATGGTTGCTTGGCTGCTATCATGGTTGAGGAAGGTGGAGTTGCCTCCGTGGGTTCTGCTATTGCCTTGTTGGCTGAGACTCAGGAGGAAATTGCGGAGGCCAGGTCCAAAGCATCCTCGTCGCCGTCGTCATCATCAGCTGTTGAGCCGGCTTCTACCAGTGGCAATACTCCGGAACCGCCGCAGCCGGACAAGATTGCGCAGCCTGCTGGACCTGCAATTCCAAAAGTGGCAGCTGCTGTGGCGTCTGCGGTGCACCCAGCATCAGAGGGAGGGAAAAGGGTGGTAGCATCACCGTATGCGAAGAAGCTAGCGAAGGAGTTGAAGATGGAGTTGGAGAGAGTCGTAGGGAGTGGACCTATGGGTAGAATTGTGGCTAAGGATGTTGAGGCTGCCGCCGCTGCTAGCTTGGCTCCTGCTACGCCTAAGGTGGGATCAACTGTAACTCCGCCAACTGGGATTGTGTTGGGGACGGTGGTGCCATTTACGACAATGCAGGGTGCAGTTAGAAGGAATATGGTGGAGAGTTTGGCAGTTCCTACTTTTAGAGTTGGCTACACTATTACTACCAATGCACTTGATGCTCTTTACAAGAAGGTATAAATTATTTGGGATCATCATAAATTTTGTATGCTTAGACTgtaaaattttttgcaaaaagtgATATTGATCAGTTCCCTCTAagaaatattttagcaattaggCTTACCAAGGAAGTTGAAATGATTGAGATTAATAGTTTGCATGGACTGGTAATTGATAAATTGATAGTTTTTTCACTTAGAatctaaataaaatttttcatatTTGCATTTTAAGTACATGATTAGACCACTATACATGTTGATGCTATGTTCACGTATGTCATTCTTTAGCAATGTGCTTGGTGCTTTTCAGAGGAAGGTGCCATCATGCTTGAAGAACAGTGAAACAATATAAAATGTGGGGTTCACTGGATGTTTAATAGATTTTTTCTTGTTGAATTCACTTATTCAACCTTAGTgtcatttctcccttttggtgtGATCAGATCAAGTCTAAGGGAGTGACCATGACAGCTTTGCTTGCAAAGGCTACAGCCCTTGCTTTGGTTAAGCATCCCGTTATAAATTCCAGTTGTAGAGATGGTAATAGCTTTGCATATAATAGTAGCATCAACATTGCAGTTGCTGTGGCCATGGATGGTGGTTTGATTACGCCAGTGCTTGGCAGCTGCAACCTCATGAATACAATATAGGTAATGTTTGCATGATTATTATTAAACCATGCAAGATATATTTGTTATACTTACTAATAAATCTGATTCTGAATATATTCTTTGCTCCTGTATGAAAGATATTCAAAATCTGCCTATGCATTCTTTCTTGCAAATTTATGATCCCTGCATCTTGGATCATTGAATGCTAGGATATCATATATCGGCCCTGTAGTCTGTCCATGTTTATGCATTTATTTTATGTCAAAGCATTGAGCCCAAAACAGGCCTAGGCACGGTGGGTTTTGCATTATTGGTTCTTAACGCTAGACTGTTGTCTTGCATTGCAAATGCCATGTCCTATATGAGTAACTATTAGCAATTTCATGAATATGGCTAAGGCTCGAGTCCCATTGTGCAGCTTGGCATGTTTATCATACTTAAAGGTTCTAGATTAGCCCTTTTAGCCTCACTCCAATCCTATAACTCAATTTGcataactgaaattttgaaaggaTGGAAGAGCATTGGGGTCTGTGTGGGCACATGAAGCATAGCTGTGATGGCCATGTGGTTTTAAAAATTTAGTGGAGGATCATGGTGTAGTCAAGCATCAAACTTTTCATAGTATTATGATTGCGTTTTCTTCATTGGGTTTCCCAAACTTGAGATTGATTTTGTTGTTTTCCGGAACTGTGAATGGTGATGTTGGTTATAGTTTTGCAGTTGTCATAGCTATGCTTTGATCTTGCAATTTTATTTCTCACTTAGACATGGTCCCATTGAGATGGGCTtctaattttcttcaattttgatTTCCTTAAACTCAAGTTCTGATTTGTTATTCTTGTGCAAGTTCCCTTCTCTGGTATTAACGAACTGCTAGAATCATTTattcatataatctttagatataTGACATCCCGCTACCAGATTCATGGCAATTTTATTCTGCATTATTGCTCTGACCATCTCCATAGACCTTGTTTCCTATTTTATGGTCAAACCtcgctaaaaaaaaaaattctaagttAACATGCAAGCTCCCTTCCCTGCTATTAACGAACTTCTAGTTGCATTCATTCATGACTGTTTAGGTATATGATGTCCTGCTACCAGATTTATGgcaatgttatttatcattgcaaGTGAAGATAGATGACTGTGTGGAGATATTAATTCTGTTTTGAGACTTGTGACTACAAAATTCTGCCTGAATCTTGATTGTATTGACCCATTTAGTTAGATGACTGATAGGATCTGCTGCAACTTGTGATAATTTATTGGTGGCATTTCTCTGAAATTCATGGCCATTTCTGCTCTTTGGTTCTTGTTCAACATTCAAGAATCAATTGGGTTAGGTGTATGCTTAATGACTTATGCATGGTATTTTCCCCTTATGCTTGTTCCTTTTTTCCTGGCTGGCAGGTACTTTCACACTTTCCAACCTTGGAATGTTTGGTGTGGATCGGTTTGATGCCATTCTGCCTCCTGGAACTGTGAGTGTTTTCACTTGAACATAAAAAAATCCTCATGAGGGCAATAAAGTTTTAGATGCTGCTCTTTTCCTTGTcagtttttatttatttggattgaTGCGGGGAGCAATCATGGCTGTTGGTGCATCTCAGCCATCTGTTGTGGCCACCAAGGATGGTTGTATCGGCATGAAGAACCAGATGCAGGTGTGTTTTCTTTAAAGGTTATTTGTGTCACAAGTGGTTAGATTTGGTATATAATTTTTACACTGCTGTGTATGTAGGTAAATGTTACAGCAGATCATCGAGTAATCTATGGTGCTGATCTGGCTTCCTTCTTGCAAACCTTGGCAAAGATTATTGAGGAGCCCAAAGATCTTACTTTCTAGTCCACACCCATCAGCCGTCACTAAACGAGGCCTTTTCTTTACATCTGTCACATTTCCCTGACCTTTTTGTATGTTCTCAATTCTCATTTCCTTCATCAATCCTTGATATTTACTGAGGAGACTCATGCTGAAAACTGCAGGAGCTAAATCACTCTGTTCAAATTTCTACATGGAACAGGAGCAGAATTTTGAAGGGCAATGTTTATTTATGTTTCAAACTTAACAATTTTTTGTACTTCAATGATCCCATAAAAATGGCCCTTTCAATGTCTTCTTGGTGATCATTTTTGGTCGTTAATTATCTTCTTATTAATCATATTGTCATCATCAGATATGCAAAGCACGAATTTGATCTTCAAGGTTTTAGCTCTACTGCTCATGAAATTGAATTGTTAAACTGAATGATGATTTTGTTTGAGTGATATGACTAACTGATTACTGAAAAGAAGCATTCAGTATCAGTTCAAAACGTCTAATGAATTTTTCTGCATCTCTACTGCTTTTGCTCTCTCCATTTTCTTAGCATGGTTCCAAAAATAAATGGCTTCAAAGCATGTTCTTAGCTAGATGTAGACATTGGTTCTTGCTAACATTTTTATGTGCCGGTAAGCATGATGTCAAAGATGTCAACACTAAAACAGTGTTGCTGCATATAACTAAGGGTTTTAAATTCTGTTCAGTTATTATATAGATAAAAGACAAAGGGTTAAAAGTGGAAAatataattgagtttaattagtataatattaaataaatattagatATACTCAACTCAATCAAGTTTTTATTCCAAAAATATGGAGTCAGCTATATTAATTCTCTTTCTCTAAGCTAAATGGATTTTGGTTAAATTCTtgaaaatgtgtaatacttctaggtcatattgtattATTCTCCTTTAAGTCAGTTTAGGTTtaccatttcttttctttttatcctctaacctaatgtgctctacttgtctaactggagcctccatatgttTAAGCTTCACGTGactaaaccaccttaatctctctTCTCTTAACTTATCTTCAATCAGCATCACACCTACCTTTTTTCTAATACTcacattacggactttatctagtctagtatggctgctcattcaccttaacattcttatctctgcaactcttatcttagacacatacgactcattcagtgtccaacactcactaTCATACAATGTGATCGGTCGTATAgttgtatggtaaaattttcctttcaacttattgggaatcttgcgatcacataaaactctcgtggcacgtctccattTCAACCagccagctttaatcctatgactaacatcctcctcgcatcccccatctacttgaaagattgagccgagatatttaaagtgattactttagagcagtaccactccatccaaactaactctttcCCTATCACTTGCAATGTATGTGTTCTGTCTtctttctacttaacttaaagccctttaacTCTAGAGTACTTTTTCAAAGTTCTATCTTTCTATTGACTGTTTCTCGCGTctaatctatcagaactatatcatccgcaaacatcatgcaccaagggatactctcttgtatatgttttgtcaattcatctaaaactgatgagaatcaagctatatccacgccaaaggatttcatccaagatccaattactagagctagagctaaatcacttcagaatttaatttgtgaaatcataaggagcaaggattataagctggaatggcatgaagaaaaatataaaggattaaatttggtgaaaattatacttggaagtgaccaggtgtcatgtggagcattagattacatggaataacctgtggacatgcatgcaccagatccaatccatgtacatgtatctgctggcacctttttcaaggaatattccttgctgttataatcacctcttttttggacttaaatgcccttacttgctgctgtattaaatttactttttgtaaggagttttttatcttttgatagattaattttgtttggacttaaagctccttacagctgttactaaagtagggatatttttgtctttagctttgaagccaagaggctataaatacaagtgtaatgagagagtggaggacacactttgaatattaatgaaagattgtttctgctcctttaatgagtaaattggctattgcctttgttcttgtgaagctcattaacttgctgagatttctatcttgcaaggtttaatgtgcataatattcttggtttattcattctccatatgaattaggtcaagaatccaatttctgatattttctttgaattacacaacaatctgattgtgctagttcaaagaatcaaattcatacatcttgatttggtgcttttcatattgttcatttaattcttgaatgtggattttcaagttaccaattgcttgaaggttcacatcagttttggtatcagagcaaagggacgtccaaacaaagtagattctctatttgcttcttattctttgtgtttGTTACCTTCTTCATAGTTGttgtttggctcttggggtttagtttgacctgtttgtttaaaaatttgttttgttaagtttgtcttagggttttgggttaatcaagccaaagccattattctagctatccatcttgcttccttcattttgatatcaagcatgagagattatttgggtcattgagttcgacttaccaaTTTGGCTTGAAACTGTACCaacattatttgggtgtgtttaagacgttgggtgtaaattttgggggttgtttgatattgtttgcctactaaaccaaaattttgcggcagacccgattaaatcaagttcacatagcaaatagacccaaatatttctgaaaatttacagggtgtttataccccatttcagtagttcccaaattaaatttcagcttaaaattcgtccgtttgtgtggggaaccaaaattttgcgacaAAATCGATTAAAATAAGTTCACATAGTaaatatacccagaaatttctgaaaatttttcgggtctttataccccatatcagtagttcccaaattaaatttcggcttaaaattcatccgtttgtatggggaaccaaaattttgtggcagacacgatcaaattaagttcacatagcaaatcagcccggaaattcctgaaaatttacaggttgtttttgccacatttgagctattctcaaattaaatctcagctcaaaatttaaccgtttgtgtggggaacaaaattttgtggcagacaagattaaatttggtttacatagtaaacctgtcaagaaaagcctgaaattctagcaGCAATTACTCAGTACTGGATTGCATTTGCCttctcaatttcagatcaaaatacactcgtttgcttggtgatcctaaatttatgcaattcttagtgtattgtgtgaactgctggtaattgtaataagttggtggcaaacttggatatttaagcttgatatctcttctttaggttgtctcttttccaaCTTACTattcttttattttggtgtcttctttcttgattccttattgcattacatttccatacttgagcttttcttttcttgatttcttgactcacattattgcttttttactcgttttgatccgtcacgttcaagaattttattgtgtgttaaacttttgtgagtacagtcttggtttgagttacttgagtttgataagaacttgtggacataaccaagagaggtaaaaggcacagagtggtgagttcataagaggggaaaagccttgttgagttatgtaacaaccgaaaaaaaaaaatgaggagATTTgactttggcgtgtgacagtggaattccactgtcactgccaaagtttaaaaaaaaaaaaaaaaaaaaatttaatttcaaaaacgggaggaggaaaccccccccccccccatttctcttcttttcctctccttccctctcttcttcttctttctttctccggcgaccggccggcgacgtcccaagcagTTCCCCActcggccggcgaccctccgacGACGGCCAGACCACCAGAAaatggcggcaagagagggagaagagagagaaaacgcgcgcacagtgggcagcgactttccggcgcgatttcggcttcatccgacgtccgatcgaggcgattccggtggcgttggaaagcttgttccgagagctttcttttgataccaattttgaagcaaatggaggtcggatgagtgaaatatagaggagagaagtttcaggtttttcaagctttttcgtcagatctacgacgatccgaccgttggatcgactaTCCGAGACCACatttggactgaggaagaggagaggaacatggtggtatgatcagatccggcaaatgtcgccggcggccggccaccgtgcgcggtggttccggcggtggctccggtgggctatggagataattcaacttccagaggcttcctcgtaaatttttgaaatttttgagacacagataaatttCGGGTAAGACTATTTACATTATTtcgctgtctgtggagcataaatacagtgtttcttaaacaagaaaaattggagaaaaattctaagaaaaatatatgatgaaagtaaaattatttggagatattctatggtgttagttgaatttttgagtgattgtaaaatatttttgagaaatatggatggattttagttagatttttagcatatgggcatataagattatttgaaattaagatgtttaaattttatatgattggttgaagcttgaggatggaggtttaaatatgtgaatattaaattgggttgaattaaggatATGTTAGTTGTTGAAAACTTAGGaaattgagtaaaattcttgaataaaatattcatgggtgattagaaaattacaatttattttgcaatagtcttacaatattattaaggaccgcgggacaaaattttagaatttttagaacttgtttgagtggatttttgaaaaatgtcaattatagggactaaaacgtaatttttaagattttgagtattgtctgatttggagggcccaggaggggccatgtgatattgatgagatgtgattgtggaaattgagaatttagaagtgttatttgagccttcttgcaggttgggtaggtctcaggtatagggaaaattctgccggattttcggcatgaattaggctgtctattgcctctttagagttttgtcttaacttagtactaataaatttataatttaattattaggtgatcgaggtcagctattttcctgcatccagcagccacaatagtcatcggtgtactgtgagtaaaatattaattttaattgtaatttcaatattattatatgttcaagcatgctcatgcatcacttatatgcatatatctatgtagataaactttaggcacgatttatgttgcattcataactgtgaaagtgccatgtatgttgttgtggtaatttggagcagtgtgcgtgcgttggcgtgcgtgtgatgtggtgtggactatagataggacgggtagtcacggcttgagttcttcactgggacccgatccttcggggggtagtcacggcttgagttcttcgctgggacccccgatttggtttattaagcgaaagtccggcttgagttcttcgctggcaccaggttggatttaagagagctgtataggggatcagctcccatatattatgattgatattacagggtgtgtgagtgctccaaattacctttttgatgttatgatgtgaaaatgttgttgatgttgtatttcactctacagggtgcattagttttagatagttatagagattatggttaaaattgatattttactctctgagtcgaacgctcactcctgttcaatatttttccaggccacaggaggagttattttacagagcaacctgttttcttcctcgcaggtttaacgtcgattatttaattgtattattattctctaaatttgtaatttaggactccgcatgtgctagtagtagcattaagcctgtcagggactttatgaattcaagtttttgaattaataaatgaaaagaaaaattatatgagttttaaatggttataaatgaggtaatagggttgagctgggctcccctaatttttatttctgataatttctgggctaagttagcccgaaatataattttaacagtttaatttaaattattttatgtgcatattgggcctaaattgtgggcatggttatggatttgaggaatagttaggcttactatgggcctcgggggctttaagctgggccaggtcctagtgccgatccggcccataggttgggtcgtgacaaagttggtatcagagcttaggctctagattcatgggaaataatataattgggagtgtaaaaggagtcttgttaggatgttacatgtggagtataggattctgtttcgttttttttctgtaattctttgtttctatatTATGCGTTATACATTGGGAAATATAAaagtacctcagttagtgtcttgattttcatggagtacatagaaatatgaaatagatttagcaaacttattgaggtctgccatggaaaCACGTAttccaataaatactatatttttgtcagtatgggtttaaatggtgtgcccatttcgtgcaaggcacgagtacataaaggtgagttttaAAAGTACAGttaccctagataaggatgaggataccactgctggcagtcgtcaATGGATGATCCAGTCAGAATAAgattatgataatagaagattcaagagagataagaaattaggagacctagtctgtcaggacatatcgtagtaactatacaatgttctcgatgtctgctctgtaagctgcagattacagtaccgacatgagattattgtgtagagctgcgtgcatccccgtggtgctccataatgagagtgtttgcggatggcttctgttttggtacagttatgccagaatagagttttatatctgcagaggagttgggaactcctggttaggagtctagagttagaatattgaaaggttatagttgggAGATAActtgagtcagtgactcagttaccctagcatgagctagagttacaataagaattgccatcagaccagaggtttcggattagttgcaaagtaaaggtgacacctatagagtgagattatctagtattcagtatggaattttggatggtttttgcagtatgacaaatattttgcttagagcttagtgagaatagtataccttgtgtgtattagtatggaataaagtacaaccctactacctagagaaagtcgaaattatgaattgatgatttacagagctatgatatgataaaagagacattaatttgacatggttttgggcaaggtggtaaatgtagtacctttgttgcagcaagttagggtatagtcctatcttttcagaagggatcgaaagttattactaataatggtgaccaacaaaatagtgccccagatgggactgta
This is a stretch of genomic DNA from Hevea brasiliensis isolate MT/VB/25A 57/8 chromosome 12, ASM3005281v1, whole genome shotgun sequence. It encodes these proteins:
- the LOC110640528 gene encoding LOW QUALITY PROTEIN: dihydrolipoyllysine-residue acetyltransferase component 5 of pyruvate dehydrogenase complex, chloroplastic (The sequence of the model RefSeq protein was modified relative to this genomic sequence to represent the inferred CDS: inserted 1 base in 1 codon), whose translation is MAQLLKTTFLPSSIGRSSPKPISTNRARTTQVQAKIREIFMPALSSTMTEGKIVSWVKSEGDKLSKGESVVVVESDKADMDVETFYDGCLAAIMVEEGGVASVGSAIALLAETQEEIAEARSKASSSPSSSSAVEPASTSGNTPEPPQPDKIAQPAGPAIPKVAAAVASAVHPASEGGKRVVASPYAKKLAKELKMELERVVGSGPMGRIVAKDVEAAAAASLAPATPKVGSTVTPPTGIVLGTVVPFTTMQGAVRRNMVESLAVPTFRVGYTITTNALDALYKKIKSKGVTMTALLAKATALALVKHPVINSSCRDGNSFAYNSSINIAVAVAMDGGLITPVLXQLQPHEYNIGTFTLSNLGMFGVDRFDAILPPGTVTIMAVGASQPSVVATKDGCIGMKNQMQVNVTADHRVIYGADLASFLQTLAKIIEEPKDLTF